A window of Sodalis praecaptivus genomic DNA:
GGCGTTGGCGACCCGCTGGCCCTGCTGTAGCGCGCCGGTGCCGAAACGATTATTGGCGGAGCCGGAAGAGCTGCCCGCATCCAGAGAAACGGGCGTCACCGTTAGGCTAAGCCGGGCGTTATCGACCGGCGCGCCGGAAATCGTCAGCGGGGCTTTGACTTCGGTCAAATTGCTCAGGCCGTTTTCGCCGTCGCGGCTGCGCATCGCCACTTCGCCCTCCGCCCAAGTGGCGGTTTTCTCTCGGACCTGGTTCATCAGATCGTTAATTTGGGTCAGCGTCCGGGTCTCCGGCGTAGCGGTCGGCGTCAGGGCCAGCCTTACTCCGACCGGCGCCGTGGTGGCGCCGTCGGCCTGCTGCCAGGGCAGTACCGTACCGTAGTTTGAGCCGGTGCGCGCGCTTGCCGTCGCCGCGCGGCTATCGTCGCCAAAAGGATTATCGGCGCTTTGCAGACCGCCGACCAGCGGCACCGCGCCGTTGCCGGTGTCGGCCATGCCGATGATCCGGCCTTTGGCGGAGCGCAGCAGCGCCATGGCCTGGTCGTGATCCCCTTGCGCCTCGGCCACGCGCGCTTCCAGGATCAAGCGGTCCACCGATCGGGGCCCTTGCATGCCGTCGAGCAATTGCCGGGCGCGCGCGATGTCGCCCTGGGCCAGAGCCGTATTGACCGCGCCTTCCCGCGCGTCGGTATTCTGCGGTTCGCGCGTCAGGACATAATTGAAGACCTTTGCCGCCTGGGCATTCATCTTACCGCTCTGATACAGGCGCGCCATCGCCAGCATCAGCCCGGTATTCTGCGGGTCGTTTTGCAGCGCGACGATCAATTTATTGTAAGCGGCGGCATATTGACCGCGTTCGCGCAGCGTATCCGCTTGATTAATCACCGCGCCTTGACGCAGGCGGCTTAACTCAGCCGGTGTACTGGCGGCGACAATGGCGGGGTCATTGAGGAAGGCGGCGGCTTCATCGGTCAGCCCCGCCTGGTTCAATACGCCGATTTGCGCGGCGTAATCGCCGATGCCGCCGTGGATCGGCTGGCGCAGGTTGGTACGTACCAGCGAGACCGCGGTGGTGTTATCCCCCAGCGTTTGCAGACGCTGCGCCAGATTGCCGACGTCGGCCGGCGCCGAAGGGGGCGTTTGCGCCAGCACGCGCAATGTATTGAGCGCCGCGGTACGATTTCCCTGGGCCCTATAATCGTCGGCATCGGCCATCTGTTGATGAAAGCGCACCCGGTCGGCCAGATCGCGCACGGCGCGGTTGCGGCGACCCTCCGGGATCCAGGCCAGCCATTGGGCGGCGGTGGCCATACGCCCGGTTTCGCTGGCAAACAGCGCCGCGGCATACAGATTGTCCACCGGCGCGCCACGCTGGGCAATCGCGCTCATCAGCCCCTGCGCGCGGGCGCTGTCGCCCTGTTGTTGCAGAATACGCGCCATATCCAGCCGCACCCAGACATTGGTCGGCTGTTTTTGTAGCGCCTCATTCAGCCGCGCCAGCGCCTGCGGCGTATTACCCGCCTGTAACGCCTGCTGTGCCTGCCTGCGCAGCGGATCCACGCTATTGCCGGCAACCTCGCGCGGGCGTTCATCGGCGGGCAGGGTTTGCAGCAACTGTTGAGCGTCGCGGGGCTTATTTTCCTGGCGCAGCGTGTAATACAGGCCCAGCTTGGCATCCTTGTTCTGCGCGTCGTGGCTGAGGATAGTACGATAGGTCTGCTCCGCGCCGCTGAGATCGTTTTGCCGGCGCTGTACGTCAGCGCGGAACAGCGCCGCCGCCAACCCCTTATCGCCCTCCGCCTGGGCGAGCGGCGCGCTGAGCGTCAGCGCCTGACTCAGATTGCCGGCGGCGGCGGCCGCCTTCGCTTGATTCAAGGCGCCATAGAACTTGGCGTCCTGCGCCAGCGAGGCCCATTGGGCGCTGTTGGCGCCGCCCTGTTTGGTGGCCTGATTAAGGTAATTTTCGGCGCTGGTGAAATCATTGTTGCGCAGGGCGATATAGCCTAGCCCGGCGAGCGCGTCGCCATCGTTGGGATTGGTGGTGAGTACCGCCTCGAAGCGGCTACGGGCGGAGGCGATATCGCCGCTATTCAAGGCGGCATAGCCGGCGCCTTTCTCCGTGCCGCCGACGCTTTGCTGGAAATGCTGCCATAGGGCGCTATCGCCGGGATGGTGCTGGATATAGCGGTCATAGTCCGCCTTGTCGGCGGCCTGCGGCGCCAGCCATAGCAGCGCCTGGCGCAGAGCGGCGTCGGCGTTGCGGTTGGTGCCCGCCAGCGGCGTCAGGGTGGCGATGCCTTCGCGGCGGCTCGCCTCGTCGTAGGTCAAAATCCGCCCCAGCGCCAGCCGCGCGGCGCTATCGTTCGGCTGCGCCTGGAGTCGGGCGCGCAGGCCGGCTATCGCCTGCGGTCGGGCAGAGGGAATGCCGGCCAGGGTGTCATAGTATTCCACCGCCAGACTGTCCGGCGGCGCGGCATCCCGAAACAGCACGCGGTAGCTTGCCACCGCCTGCGCGGCACTGCCGCTGGCCGCCAACCGGCGGGCGTTGTCCAACTGCTCAGGGGGGATGGCCTGTACGGCGTTGGCGCTGTCCAGGCTCCCCAGGCGCGTATCGTTGGGGGAAACTGCCGTTAAGCGGGCGCGCCATCTCGCCGCCTGCGCCTGATTGCCGTCTTGCAGAGCATAGAGCGCCAGCAGGTAAAGGGCATCGGCATTATTCTCGTCCACCGCCAATACTTTTTGCAGCGATTCCCGCGCCAGATCGTCATGGCTTTTATCGTGCCAATAGGCGGCCTGCTGCAACAGGGCGTTAATCGCCGGACTGTTGTCGGCGGCGCACGCCGCGGCCGCATACAGCGACAGCCCCGCGGCGCACCAGGCGGCAAAGATGGGTTTAGCGACCCGTTTCATAACCGATACCCATAACACCCACTCCACAATGCCTCATTTACTGATCCTGATGAGGGTTGGCGCTGTTGGCCAGCCGTTTGGCGGCATGGCGAGCCAGCAGAAGATAAACACCGCTGCCGACCAGCAGGGCACATAACAGCCCGCACAGCGCGAGCAGGATGATGTGCTGATTGGCGTACCACAGCACCCGCATGTACCAGGGCATTTCACCGCGCGGGAACAGCGCGCCGACGCTAAAGCTGCGTACGCCATTCTCGTTATTAATCACCGCCACATCGCCGCGAATGCCGGCGTTGATGGCGGCGGATTGCAGATCGTGATTTAGTCTGACCAACTGGTCATCGTTGGTGGCGGTAACCAGCACCACCACCCGCTTCGCGGTCCAGGGCGACTCGAAGCTTACAAAGCCGCGCCAGGCATCGGTGGAGGCCAGATAGCGATCCGCCTCCCGATCGTGGCTGAACATATGACCGTTAAGATAATTATTCAGACGGTCCGTAAGGCGCTGCTCTCGCACCGACAGCAGGCCGTTGCGCAAGGTAAAACGCGATTTGGCGGCTAACGGCTGCACAAAAGCCGCCTGTTTCAGCGATGCCACCGCCAGAATATCTTTGCCCGCCAGCAGTTCGGCCTCGCCGGCACCGGTCGGAAGACCGAAACGGACCGTTACGCGGTTAAGCGTAATGCCGGTGGCATTGCCGGCGCGGGCCGCCATCGCCATCAGCGTGGCGATTTCCGCCGCCTGCGGTTTGGCCGGCAGCAGCATCACCGTCTGGGAAAAGTCGGCCATACGGGTAAAAGGAAACGAGGCGCCCACATAATAGGAAAGATTCGGCAGCAGGCCGAAATGATAGGTGCGGCTCAAATCAATATACGAGTCCGGATCGATGCGGCTTTTGATGGTATTGCTGGTGAGCAGGCTACAGGGGGCATTCGGCTTCGGCCGCAAAGAGAAATAGAATTGCATCTGGTTATCGCCATAAATCAGATAGGGCGCCAGTTGCAAGGTATAGCGTTCCTGACGGGAGTCGCCGCCCAGTTTACGCCACAGCCCTTCCAGCAGGCCGCGCTTGTTCACCGGCAGGCTGTAAAGGAAGGTGCCGTTGAGGGTGACATCCAGTTTGGAGTGATCTTCATCGATTCCGCTGTCGGCGGGAAAGCGGTAACCAACGTTGACCGGAATGTGGTCGCCGTCCCACATAAACAGATCCGGCGCGGCGCGAAAGCCAATGCGGATGCCGTCGTGATACAGCCCGCTGGCGGTCA
This region includes:
- a CDS encoding cellulose biosynthesis protein BcsC — its product is MKRVAKPIFAAWCAAGLSLYAAAACAADNSPAINALLQQAAYWHDKSHDDLARESLQKVLAVDENNADALYLLALYALQDGNQAQAARWRARLTAVSPNDTRLGSLDSANAVQAIPPEQLDNARRLAASGSAAQAVASYRVLFRDAAPPDSLAVEYYDTLAGIPSARPQAIAGLRARLQAQPNDSAARLALGRILTYDEASRREGIATLTPLAGTNRNADAALRQALLWLAPQAADKADYDRYIQHHPGDSALWQHFQQSVGGTEKGAGYAALNSGDIASARSRFEAVLTTNPNDGDALAGLGYIALRNNDFTSAENYLNQATKQGGANSAQWASLAQDAKFYGALNQAKAAAAAGNLSQALTLSAPLAQAEGDKGLAAALFRADVQRRQNDLSGAEQTYRTILSHDAQNKDAKLGLYYTLRQENKPRDAQQLLQTLPADERPREVAGNSVDPLRRQAQQALQAGNTPQALARLNEALQKQPTNVWVRLDMARILQQQGDSARAQGLMSAIAQRGAPVDNLYAAALFASETGRMATAAQWLAWIPEGRRNRAVRDLADRVRFHQQMADADDYRAQGNRTAALNTLRVLAQTPPSAPADVGNLAQRLQTLGDNTTAVSLVRTNLRQPIHGGIGDYAAQIGVLNQAGLTDEAAAFLNDPAIVAASTPAELSRLRQGAVINQADTLRERGQYAAAYNKLIVALQNDPQNTGLMLAMARLYQSGKMNAQAAKVFNYVLTREPQNTDAREGAVNTALAQGDIARARQLLDGMQGPRSVDRLILEARVAEAQGDHDQAMALLRSAKGRIIGMADTGNGAVPLVGGLQSADNPFGDDSRAATASARTGSNYGTVLPWQQADGATTAPVGVRLALTPTATPETRTLTQINDLMNQVREKTATWAEGEVAMRSRDGENGLSNLTEVKAPLTISGAPVDNARLSLTVTPVSLDAGSSSGSANNRFGTGALQQGQRVANATAAAGATTSTTTTSTTTGSDGATSTTTTTTNTSTSDSINSGDYVADSSGAQKATGTEVNLALKGERYKVDVGSTPLGTDNELASWVGGVEWSPRLSNFSQLTFRAERRAVTDSLLAYVGARDAISGKHWGQVTRNGGSVQYAYDDGDIGLYAGLGAYSYLGDNVKSNTGINASSGVYFRPYRADGRELRSGVNLTWMAFDRNLSYFSYGQGGYFSPQNYISLSLPVDYIQTFDDWNLTLGGAIGYQSYNQDKSDYYPNDPDMQAEMASLVANGYADDAYYSGSSEHGVGYNVHAKGVYKINPQMSVGGQLSYDTFGDYSEGSAQLFLKYLLGGP